The sequence below is a genomic window from Deltaproteobacteria bacterium.
CCATCTGCCCAATATCCTGATGGGTGAGTTCGCCGGTCTTGAGCTCGAAGAGCACGAAACACTTGAGCAGGTAGTTGTAGAAGACGAGATCCACATAGAAATCCTTCGACTCCGTGCTGATCCGCTGTTGCCGCGCCACAAATGCGAACCCTTTACCCAGCTCTAACAGGAACGACTGCAAGTTACTGATAAGTGCGTGCTCCAGATTTGACTCCAGCAGCTTCCCCGTGTCAGGCAGCCCCAAGAATTCCAACAGCACGGGATCACGGACAAACTCGCGTGGCGTATATGCCAACGGTGCAAGCTTCTGGTTTGCTTCCTTGCGCACGGCTGGACGATCCTTACTGGCCAGCAGCCGTTCGTAATACAGCGTACCGATCTGACGTTCGAGCGCCCGGGCACTCCAGTTCTGGATGGCGGCCTCCTTCATGTACCACGCTCGCGCTTGGGGATCTTCTACCCGCAAGAGTGTTCGATAGTGGGTCCAGCTCAATGTGGTACGCACTGCGTTCCATTTTGGGAAGTGCAGATAGAAGGCTCGCATGTGTCGTAAATTCCGCGCGTCAAATCCCTTGCCACACTCGGTGGTGAGCCGTTCCGCAAGCCGCGTCAGGAGTTTCGCACCGTAGCGGGCGCGGCCTGCACCACCTTGCTCAAACTCGACGATATGGCGCCCCACCTCCCAACAGGTCCGTACTTGCACTACATCCACGGCCCGTAGGGCCTGCTGCCGCGCGTCCTGAATCAACGTTCGCACTTGCCGCACCAAGTCTTCGAACCCGAGCGGTAACGCAGGCACCGCAGCGCTTTTCGTGTCGCCCTTTTTCCTCACACGTTCCCTCTCATAGTCCAACCCCTGCTATGAGCTGTAGCCTCCCGCGCCAGGGATTGGAAGGGCTTTCAGGGGCAACGCATTGATGAGATGGCTGAGAGCATCCCTTGCAAGCCATAGACGCCGCTGGACAAACAATCGTCAATGATGCAATCCGCAATGAATGAATCCGCTTCTGGCTGACTACTGAAAGCTGAGAGCTGAACGCTTACGGTCGTTGGTCGTGGTTTCTCGTTGCTTGATTTATCGTTCAGCATTGCGTGTTTTCGAGATGGGACCTAGCAGAAGGTCCCCGGAATCGACAATCTATCCCTGGCGAGGTGTAGGGTATGAGCAGGCACAATACGAATGGTGAACAATCTTCCGCAGAGCAGCGCATCTTTTATGGTTGGTTCATCGTCGCCATTTTATTTTTCATCTCCGTCATCGATGGCGGATTCACCTATATTTTTTCCGCGTTCCTCAAGCCGTTATCACAGGAGTTCGGCTGGACACGAGCAGAGACTTCCGGCGCGTTTTCTCTTTACCTCCTCGCGGCAGGGCTCTCGCTTCCCTTTTGGGGGTGGCTATCGGATGCTCGTGGGGTCAAGATTGTCTTTGTGTTGAGCGCGATCATTGATGGGGTCGCGCTCGTGCTGCTGAGTCACATGGACAGTCTGGCTGTCTTCTACGTGCTGTATACATTCCTGGGGGTCGGGCTCGGAGGCATCGGCCCGGCGACCGTCGGCAAGGCGGTCTCGCAATGGTTTGTCACCAAACGAGGCCGCGCAATGGGCATCGCACTGATTGGTGGCGGGTTTGGTGGGCTTGTGCTTGTCCCGCTTGCCGGCGTTCTCATTGAAGAGTTTAACTGGCGCACTGCCTTTCAGGGGCTCGCTGCGTTGGCTCTTGGTGGCATGCTCCCAGCCGTGTGGTTCTTTCTCGTCGATACCCCAGCGGAAAAGGGACTCGTCCCGCTGGGGCAAGAGTTCCTCACTCAACATTCCGTTTCCTCTTCCATGGAAGAGCAAGAGGCGGCGGACGGGTGGACGCTAAAAGAAGCCATGTCCACGCTGACTTTCTGGTTGCTCGGAATATCGTTCTGCTTAGGACTGATGGCTGCCGCAGCGGTCCACGCACACCAAGTCGCGTTCATGCAGGATAGCGGGTTATCCTTGGAGAGTGCTTCTACCATAGCCGGAGTGACACTCAGCATGACGATGGGTGGACGGTTCGTCGTGGGCTGGGCTAGCGAGTACGTTCGCCA
It includes:
- a CDS encoding DUF1016 domain-containing protein translates to MVRQVRTLIQDARQQALRAVDVVQVRTCWEVGRHIVEFEQGGAGRARYGAKLLTRLAERLTTECGKGFDARNLRHMRAFYLHFPKWNAVRTTLSWTHYRTLLRVEDPQARAWYMKEAAIQNWSARALERQIGTLYYERLLASKDRPAVRKEANQKLAPLAYTPREFVRDPVLLEFLGLPDTGKLLESNLEHALISNLQSFLLELGKGFAFVARQQRISTESKDFYVDLVFYNYLLKCFVLFELKTGELTHQDIGQMDMYVRMYDEQCRGLEDNPTVGIILCAQKDASVVRYSVLHGNEQLFASKYRLVLPTEEELRAELDREQRLLLDRKRSPRTTRKPKR
- a CDS encoding MFS transporter, producing MSRHNTNGEQSSAEQRIFYGWFIVAILFFISVIDGGFTYIFSAFLKPLSQEFGWTRAETSGAFSLYLLAAGLSLPFWGWLSDARGVKIVFVLSAIIDGVALVLLSHMDSLAVFYVLYTFLGVGLGGIGPATVGKAVSQWFVTKRGRAMGIALIGGGFGGLVLVPLAGVLIEEFNWRTAFQGLAALALGGMLPAVWFFLVDTPAEKGLVPLGQEFLTQHSVSSSMEEQEAADGWTLKEAMSTLTFWLLGISFCLGLMAAAAVHAHQVAFMQDSGLSLESASTIAGVTLSMTMGGRFVVGWASEYVRHFHWLLSLSLVLQAIGVGVLLYFDTLGIWALAVFVPCVGLGYGGLVVLWPLSVSHDFGTRAFGAIAGAVGTIALSIGGAVGPVAAGAMYDSTGNYGIAFLSCLGLFLAGAMIAFVTVEPQRAIAPSPSLHIPASKRDLE